One genomic segment of Sminthopsis crassicaudata isolate SCR6 chromosome 2, ASM4859323v1, whole genome shotgun sequence includes these proteins:
- the LOC141557597 gene encoding metallothionein-1F-like: MDPNCTCESGGSCTCAGSCTCKSCRCTSCKKSCCSCCPAGCAKCAQGCVCKAPQTESCSCCQ, encoded by the exons ATGGACCCCAACTGTACCTGCGAGAGCG GTGGCTCCTGCACCTGCGCGGGCTCCTGCACGTGTAAATCCTGCCGGTGCACCTCCTGCAAGAAAA GCTGCTGCTCCTGCTGCCCGGCAGGCTGCGCCAAGTGTGCCCAGGGCTGCGTCTGCAAAGCCCCCCAGACTGAGAGCTGCAGCTGCTGCCAGTGA